ATTGCACATTTCTTTCTCTGCTCTCCCGGCCTTTCAATTGGATGTGAGTTTTGCTGTGGaacttacaatttttaaaaagttaaaacaacaatattttttaaaatacaactaATTAATGTGAATTAAGATTTCTACAAATATCGATCTGTTTGCTGAGTTTATTAAAAAGTTTAGGCTTGTTTTTCCGTAGATAGATTAATCAATTCATCATGTGGTATAAGTAAGAGGTAATTaaatttggttatttaatttatattttaatgataataaCGAAAGTTGAAGCTCCAAATTAAGGGCACCACACAAATGATGGTTTAATAATATCTCACACACCAAGCCTTATGATATGGTCAACATTCAAAGGGAGGAAATGGCTAGGAATATTCCAGCAAGCTTTGAGTCTATATAAGACTACTactttgatttgtttttctgtGATCTTAATTACCAATTAGTCCTCATGATATCATGCGATGAAAAGCAGTACCCCATGCATGGTTCGTAAGTATGAGATCATATATGagtcataaattattattaacaagTATTAAGCTGATTTCTTTCCATTAAAGCGAGAATATTTCGTAGtaaattattataagaaattaatatatCAAACGTGAaggttaatttatttaattatttattagagGGAAGAAGGGTGAAGAAATCAGATTTTATTGCCAAATGGCAGATGACCATTTTGAAAATAGATTTTgtactaaatttttaaaattaattttcattatgcTGTTAATTGAAATATGATACTCTCACTGCTCATTTTTactgtttgaattattttattttatttttttaattttttgcctattgattaaggaaatattttttaataatattataatttttttaaaaatatttaaaaataaatttaaaataattataattaacgGTAGCTGCTATTTCCACAAAAGATTttcaccaattttttttaatcatcatttttttaaactatttagatatttcttaaaaataaaaaaaaaatcacatattcatttaaaaatatttatttaatcactgaaaaaaaaatttaaaaaaaaaaggcttcgGTAAAgaattttggtaaaaaaaatatCCAGTCTTCGCATTTCAACATCACTCACGTGTATCGATCGATGAGAACTTCTGTCCAACAACATATCATGCGATGTCAGTCGATtgctttttttaagaaaatattaattaataaatctatagtttttttttttttaaatgttgaagaggtttaaaaaatgtttttaaaaaatttacactaTTGGTAGAAGTTTTTGATGGTTTTTGTTGGTGAATGTAGCAGCGTCCATAATATGTATAGATGGccctccaatttcctcttcacGTGCATATGTTATATAACATTGACCCTCCAAATTTCCAACGTTTGTTCATATGTTTGCAGCTTATGCCTCACACATTTGTTTGATAAGTAGGGATCTTAGGAAATTCATAATATGCCGTATTAATGAGTAGCATACTTTAAGGACTATTCTCAACATTCGATCGTAtactatgttatataatataatcatgATTTCATCCTTAATTAGTGAAGATCATGctctttttttaatgtttttattaaaaaataaaaacttattgcTATGAAATCAATATTTGTATTGggaaatattttagttacaaaggaattacacaaaaataaatttacaaactgacgtaACTTAATATAGTATGTTAGATCATTGTAAAGttactattattatataataaatcaaatcgAATATATGAAGTCATGACAGTTTGTGGGTCTACTCTCATATAATATCTTTGTTTATGTATCACTtcttattgaaaatttatattttgctcTTCTTCTTTGTTAAGTACTGTTCGATTTCAAAGAATGTCAATTTAGATTTGTTAGATTTTCTCTTAAATGGTTTATTCTTTTTTGCAATTTTTGATACAGGCCGGAAGACCAGCAAATCGAAAGTGATGATAATAGCATTTGGTAAGATACCTCTTCACCCTAGTTTATTTTCGAGATCAATACACAATACTCACTTGGAGTACTTACAAAACTCAAACAAGTCCATTTGGAGTTGTTTAGTGCATATAAGCTTTAACTCCTTTCATAATCCTTCTCAAGGTGTGGCTAATGAACACCTCTTAAAATATAACTTCAATAGAGATATAAGGTTCCTCGATTggaaagtttctaaaattagtaatgatggtgaaaacttgtgcctttcatcatttttttgtttttttttttaacctattTCATGTTCCAAGAGGCTTTATGTTTGCATATTATTCACAAGTTAACTCCCAATTTTGCTTAAGATAGCTATTGCCAAGACATCACTATAATTTCCTCCTTCAGTTTTAGTTTGGTGTCACcacaaaaaatgtaattttgatTAACTTTTCTTCATGCACTACATAACTACATAATTTTGATTCTTTGTTTACAGCCAGTTTATCTATTGTAATTGGAGTTCTgataatttgcctctgcttcAAGAGAAAGTTTACATCCATTAATATCATACATTTTTTCGAGAAGGAAAATCTAACCCATCAAAGTGTCGAGACATTTCTAAGGAATAATGGACCATTTTCAATAAGAAGATACAATTACTCAGATATCAAGACAATGACCAACTTCTTCAGAGATCAATTAGGCCAAGGAGGCTATGGTTGTGTCTATAAGGGAAAGTTACAAGATGGTTCTTTTGTAGCAGtgaaagttttgaaagaatCAAAAGGAGATGGAGAGGAATTCATTAACGAGGTTACGAGCATTAGTAGGACCTCCCATGTCAACATTGTTACTCTTAGAGGCTTTTGCTTCGAGGGTTCTAAAAGAGCTCTAATCTATGAGTTTATGCCTAATGGATCTCTCGAGAAGTTCATATACCGAAAAGCCCCACCAAAAGTTGATCATCATCAATTGGGGTGGGAAACATTATACATGATTGCAGTTGGCATAGCTCGAGGATTAGAGTACTTACACAGAGGTTGTAACACACGAATCTTGCATTTTGACATTAAGCCTCACAACATTCTTCTGGATGAGAACTTCTGTCCAAAGATTTCTGATTTTGGCCTTGCAAAAATATGCCCCAGAGAAAATAGTATCATATCAATGTCGGGTGCAAGAGGCACAGTGGGATATATAGCTCCGGAAGTATTTTGTAGAAATTTTGGAGGGGTCTCACATAAATCCGATGTTTATAGCTACGGAATGATGGTTTTAGAAATGGTTGGGGGTACAAATAATGTAGATGTTGAGACTGATCATACCAGTGAAACATACTTTCCACATTGGATATACAGACACCTTGAACTAGATAAAGAACTATGGATGCAAGGTATCATAAATGAAGAggacaaacaaaatataaagaagATACTAATAGTGGGTTTGTGTTGTATACAGACCGACCCGTCAAATCGTCCGACAATGAGTAGAGTTGTGGATATGCTGGAAGGAAGCCTCGACTCTTTACAAATCCCACCGAAGCCTTTTTTGTCTTCCCCTTCACGACCTCTAGGTGATTATTCGAGTACAGTGGCTCTCCATTATGATTCTATTAGAGCATCCtcattggcttggccaaatgaaGTGCTTGGCTAGATTTGGAGTAATTTGACCCAAAAACTCATCACATTGAATTGgccaaattcaaaatattttggaGTTCTGCTACAGTCCATGGCCAAATATGAAAGACCGTTTTCATTGtccaaataataaacaattgtTTTCTCACTCCAACCGAGCAAGCGGAAGTGCAGTTTATGTGTTTCCTTGATATCTCTTTATGTAAGTgcagtttatttttttacatgaatTCTCATATGTTGCTAGATATTTGGTTAAGAAATTTAGTAAAGAAATTTTGATAGAATTTAGTTAGGATTAAATGACctttgaaaatgtgtttttataatattaatttaattataatataatattgcttaattttaaattggtagaattataaaatgtgataaaaataatttttttaaaaaaaatattaatttaataatattttattattatatagagaataaatggctaattcaatgtgaggattgaatttagatgaaataaacaaatgtaaaaaagtgttgatattggctaaatttaaatatgcatttggccaagccaatgctaatgctcttataCCCTGAAAAATATCTTTTTCTTAGAAAATGAAATCTTAACCTTGGTCGTAAGCTTGTATTTGTCACTTATATCATGTTTTAGCTTGTCAAAAGACCTTACCATGGAAGACAATTATATTTGATTGCCTCAAATATGCAATAATACCTAGTGAATGGCTCCCATGACaaatttataattctttgaGTCGATCTTGGTAAGTTGTAATCATGTCCTTATGTAAATGAAATTCCCTacataatcttatatatataggtagttCAAATAACCATAAAAGCACCACAAAGTGATGGGAAGAGTACTACAGGTTAGTATTGaggaaggaaaaatctagttgcaagcacaaccGTGCACTAATATatgcaccaatctaatgtgattggtcaaaaagtagattttattgaaaatagtgtcaatttaaattttgaatatgaagtaatcagtattagtatgcaaattaatacgcaactttgtttgtatgtagcaaaactctttgagGAATATATGATAATAATTTACTTTAGGATTTCAAGAATGTATAGGCACAGTGTAAGGATACTTTTTGTTGTGTAAGTGAAAAAATACTATGGAAATAGAAGTTTCTGTGAAGAATAATACTAAGGATCGGGATTAAACACAATTTCTAGTAGTGTTTATGGTTGTAGCCGATCATGTAAGTTGTGTTTAGGTAGTGGAGTGATCTGAAGTCACtctactactattcattattttatcatttacttttcacatattttttactaatttttagtattttatcattactcttttactactattcacagatcatTTAAGATCACATCATTACCTTAATGTACCCTTATACTATTCAATCAATTTCACTCAATCAAAAGTGCACTGTTCTAATTCTTAATACTGATCTGATAGGCATATTGTCAAATAGATAGTTTTGTCAAATTCCATTGGCATTACTTGGAGACTTGCAGTTAAGATTAATATTGTAAATACAACTATTTTACTATCCATTTTTAACCAAACAACGCTATAGTATATTTTCATCATAATTTTTGTCTAACCATGGCTTTCACTTTATAGAAGATTGtaaaaagagttctaaaaaaagGTATATGTATCATTAGTCTGCTCTTAAAATCAGCAAGTCATTGAAGAGTAGGTCTTGCAATcttgtttttaataaatgattaaGTTATAAACTAAGCTATGCATCAAGCTTAGTATGGAATACTCATATGTCATTGCAGAAATGGTAGAATTACAACAAAGGTTACATGAAAacttgtattaatttttattaagaaaaaatgaatgcatgaatgtgaaACACTTGTGCCAATGCACGAACATGCTAGTATACCCTAAAGATTTGAAGTTTACACAATAGATTAAATGAGTCTTAAGGTGAATTGTGAGCCCCAACGATAGAAGAATTATGAGACTGATGAATCTTGaccaaaaaaatgtttaatggtccaaataaaagaatagaaatgCAAAATGTTGATTGTGCAAACTAAACAAAAAAGACTTTACAAAATAGATAGGTATGCAATGttattgggttttggttttAAGCTCAGCCCAGTCCAACTCAGTCAAAGTATTGGCAATTCTTGTTTTGGTAAAACTATTGATTCAagtgagaaaaggaaagaaaggaaaaagaacaaaTACCCATGGCCCTCAATCTGTCTCTTGCAAAAGAGAGTCTTAAGTTAAGAAAGAACCTTATATGCTCCCACAACCTAATAATAGATATAGTTAGTTTCAAGTTCATGGAAAATGCCTTTGGAATATGCTGTTGGATGATGCTCATGATAgatccacctctctctctctctctctcaagtccaTCCAACCAAAACCCCATGTTTTGGTCTTTATTCCAACTCCACGCTTCAAACATtctgtttttgttcttttatcttcttctctctttctccatcAACCAAatattctgtttttgtttttgtggtcCAAAATTGGCTTACATTATTTAACTTAAGTTCTACCTAAACACGAGGTATCAAACTCGTGGGTCTATAgcctataataaaaataaataaataaatctatagtagataatgtttttttttacaagttatatatatatatatatattcttttcctttttcctccccCTTCTCCCTGGCCTCACTCTTCTtgttttaacaaacaaaaatgaaaaatataggaagaaaactaaaatattattttttaatattattattattttggaatttaaaaaaattgaattgagatttgaaaaagttgagttgtttattatattttatgtgaaaatttgagaaaattataatgatgagataagatgaaatgggATGAGAGTGTTTCTCAATTTAAACGACCTCTGAGTGAAATAAAGAGTCATCTATAAAATTTCTACTCTTTTTGGCATTATGGTTGCAAGTATGAGCCAAAAGGAGTcatctattaaataaaataaagagaagagaaaagaaaaccacatgtgcaaccaaccaacataattaattgcatcaGCAATGATCGGCTTGAATGCAACTAACCATGTTGACCATGTTATATCAAGTTGAAGATgcattaaaatatgaaaaaccaTATACAAACAATACCAAGAGGACCATAATTCAAGCTTATGTTTTAACATCTTCATTCAAGGTTAATTTTTTGCCATTGAAAAAGGGTTAGGAAAATTataaggaaaatactttagtcacaaaggaattacataaaagtaaacccacaaactgatgtggtacatcaaattataaagttatttttcttataaagtagatctaatggatttcatgaaaccacatcagtttgtgagtttattttatgtaatcttaTTGTGTCTATAATAGTTCTCAAATTATAATATGCACATTCAAATTCTGAGTTTTGCACTTTGCATCTTAAACTCGACACGTTacacttaaattattaaacaaatttgCACTATTAATTCTTGATCGTCTCATTCAAGATGGATGAAAAATGGATGACATGATACGATCTTAACAATTGTATATTAAATAGAAGATTGTATAGTTAGTTTTTGATAGTTTGAAGATGCAATGTGTCAATTTTAATAGTTTAGGTTATAAAGTGCAAAAACTCCAATAATTTGAGCAGCGCAAAGTAATTTTCCAAAAGAAGTTTTAAAGCGATGATCAAAACATTTTGATTCGGTCCAATTtgatcaaatattatttttctaactaTACAATACAAAATGTTACGGTCCAATCATGGCATTGAGAAATGAATAATGTAAAATTGATTGCTCAATGGCTAAGGAgccgtttggattgaaaaactatctcttctcatctcataattataatttttttttaagttttcacataaaatataataaataattcaactttttcaaatctcaaaataataataatattaaaaaataatattctaacaatatttcattcaactttcatctaaaaccaccTCATCTgattttactatccaaacaatACCTAAAAAGCATATAATGTGAATTACTATTTTGGTCCTCCAACTTTATTTCTCGGATGtcaaattaagattaaaaaaaattaaatgcatcTCACAATAGTTAATTGGGTTAATTTAATTCCATTGTTTTGGTACAATAACAGTTACAATGATTAGTTTCCTTGACACGATGGTTCATATCAAAGAGTGATTATAAGGAAAAACGTTTATTTGGATATTtactatgaaaataattatttaatatgagGATGAATCGtttttgttgtaaatatttacaaataagcattttttaattaaatatatatatatatatattttcattttaattcaataaCATCGTATCACAATCAACAATTTAAAAGtatgacaaaaattattttttaatcatatatgTGACGACtccatatatttttcatatcaaataGCCAAGCTGGTGGGGGAATCAGAGCACACAACTCATCTTGACGTGGCAGCCCCCAATCACAatgtcatctcatctcactaagATCCACCTCTAAAATAATGACAACTTTTCACGGACTCACTCATCTTATAACTATAcagataatttttcttaaatagttTATATCATAAGCTATCTGAAATGTGACATATTACTGTACGTGACTGGTCATAAAAAAGgttaaaattaagaataactgtgacgcccccaaatccccacgcacagacacggggaaatcgagacgtccggatggtgacatcacgggtcaccaccctaacgacgtgtgccaagtgtgtgcaaagacaacaaagtgcacaagaataACGCAGCGAaagaaagtcaataactaagtaccagaattttcttaatgtaatacaagctgtttaaaacatacataaataaaatattacaaaaaccacaaatatagatttaaaacaaatataaaacacagcatcagcaacccggcggagccgcatcttcgggctcagcctcctcctcctcgtcctcgaactctgcaccaaaagctacggaaccaaaaatggttccgcaggtaagtataacccaaacactaccagataaaaacacatataatccaaacaacatgaatgcaagaacaaccaaaacacatgccccgcaaaacacattttttaccacgcacgccaaaaacccaaaaggcccttaaaaacattaccataaaACCagacctcgccattatcccagataatggcccaaaccaccattttcccagaaaatggatcaaatgcCTCAAAAACAcaactcgtcattttcccagaaaatggcccataaccGAAAACCATAACAACAatccgctccgtatgcaccatgatctcccctagggatcatccgcacaccctggctcagtgccacaccgtagagaatggctatgcgtgtgacacctaaacgagcgatgcccagactcgcgcccagcgcgtaccgggccaggccatcctctagccctcgccagcgaagggccacggagtcggtgaatagagcgatgcctagactcgcgctcagcacgtaccgggctagacccatcctctagttccGCTCTcgtcatcgcccagcgacaactcaggggacgtcactcagtattaaccactcccgagtgaccaaaggagttccgattacgcatacaccatgatctcccctagggatcatccgtatacatggctctgtaccacaccgcaggtaacgactgcacatgtggcacctacacgagagatgcccagactcgcgcccagcgcgtactgggccgggccatcctctagtccctgccactagaaggaccacggagtcgacacgacatcgttaccatatcgtgcgatccggttgtcgcagggacgtcactcagtattatctgctcccgagtgaccagaggagctccaccgtgataataactcatcccggcttgggctcgtgagacacacgcacccaacagccaaaaacgccgataaacatgatttactcaaataaaataaaatgcacatgtatgcaatatacaacgcacgcctcatggcacaacaaaatcaaccaaacacaatcaaccaaacaaacactccgtcctcaatccatccgacccccgaaactcctcggactcagtccggaatcaacaaccaacaacaattaaataaatgaatgagcaatatatattaaaatctgaaaatagggtttggaaaatacttacagcgctatatggcaattttagaaaacaagcggcgttgcaaacgacggaaaaacagcaacgttacagtgaaaattcactgtggccgtgggttgtgaaaaacccacttttgaacggggacaaactaggacacgaaattgatagagaatggtctagggatggttgtgaagctattggaagtgatgaacggccgtgggtggcggcggaatcgccggaaaatggccaaaaaacccaaatcggaaactaagctcgtaggagctgttccggtggtcgttggaggccgaaaatgggtgggttaggacggcaaggagtcggtgatgaagtggtgaagaagtggtggccggaggtggagcgacggcggcggatcggagcaaaatccgtgcgcccttcttggagcttttccagccaaacggccggccggttgggggtggccttcggaggggtggtgcgtcggagggaggggaagagaatgagaccggtggggggccgaacggtggccggacggcactgGGTTGGGCTGAAGAAacgtccggcgtgagggagagggaagagagagagagagagagagagagagagagagagagctcgggggggttcggacgcgggaaagagaaagaaaaaaaaaaagaaaaaaagaagaaaaaagaaaaagaaaggaaaaagaaaagaaggtaaaaagaaaaaaggaaaaagagaaaaaggaaaaagatgtgaaaagaaatgaggtccaatcctcactccgggaaaacgaaacaaaccgccgaaaaagattaaaaaccacaaaaacaactaaaagaaataaaacacaacatcaaataaattaaaaacaaattttaaaaaacgtaaataaattaaaataaataactaatatattaattaaaataaaaacaaccatttcagcgaaaatacactcaaaagcgggtcatcacaataacATGGCcagttaaaatatgaaaaaatttaattacaagtataactgtatactaatatgtacatcaatttaaggtgattggttaaaaagtaaattttattaaaaagagcgttaatttaaattttgaatatgaaagaatcagtattgatacacagattagtatatGACTTTACTTATgcatagcaaaactcttaaaatGTTATCTTTTAATAATGGAATAGTTGGGGAAGTGGGTAAATGGAATGGTTCAAATAGATGAGAATATTACTTTATATTGACACTGTTACTTTTAGCTAAAGTTGTAGCCAATTTGATACTCATAGCATTCTATCATGTTTTGTTACACAAGTCGAaccatctcatataattattataagttttttaaacttctataaaatatataataaataaatcaactttttcaaattttaaaataaaaataatattttaataatattttattcaacttttaacttttatatcatctcatctatgCAACTAAATGAGAAGATTATTTGGCCACTTTGACGAGTTTTTCaccatactagtatattattattttcacttcCAAATAGAAAAcatcaagtttttatttttttaatctttctcaactttttattgtttgacatttagtttttttttttatagataaaatgatccaaaaaattagaaacaatTATATGATTGTTCGATGAATGACGTCGTATTTGTAACCTATCTTGTtataatgagtaatgttacatatagtcatAAAATGCGTAAGTGTCGtgtagtcattttgaaaaaaaaaaaggtttattattaaaaaaataatttttttaatatatatcatatatttatttatttttttaaaagtgattacgTGATGCTTATATAATCACAACTATAACTATCATTTTtcgattataattatttaaattttaaatacgtGACATATtcaataagttaataataattacttagaGAATCGGGTTGGATTGAAATGAAATCTtctataacttttattttatttaatttatttatttatttatttatagaaatgttatattttataattagaaaAGAGATAAATATAATACTAAAATCCGAACACAATTAGGTGGCCGTTATGGATTTGTTTTGGACTGTTTGGAATGGAAGTG
This is a stretch of genomic DNA from Carya illinoinensis cultivar Pawnee chromosome 15, C.illinoinensisPawnee_v1, whole genome shotgun sequence. It encodes these proteins:
- the LOC122296544 gene encoding LEAF RUST 10 DISEASE-RESISTANCE LOCUS RECEPTOR-LIKE PROTEIN KINASE-like 2.4 isoform X1, yielding MDAPYFSTSLPSILLISFFILTLLLQRPPSYCIDDDRFYVECGRPYNCGSLGNIPFPFWIDNDYRPDYCGHRDKGYELKCLNNEYPVLQFEELKFRVLNFNQNTNKMTIARMDLWDNLCPEERLTTVLDYTWYGYSSTFKNITLFYNCSRPSLPGIRFECSPGAWNISNYFVDDSWPGINRTEFTELCDPTTIKVPVSNSTFFNDHEDSLDGATLLMKALEKGFEVEYNQSLMVAFSGCEQSGGRCGSNITSQLVCFCRDGVQSPFLCSDGRKTSKSKVMIIAFASLSIVIGVLIICLCFKRKFTSINIIHFFEKENLTHQSVETFLRNNGPFSIRRYNYSDIKTMTNFFRDQLGQGGYGCVYKGKLQDGSFVAVKVLKESKGDGEEFINEVTSISRTSHVNIVTLRGFCFEGSKRALIYEFMPNGSLEKFIYRKAPPKVDHHQLGWETLYMIAVGIARGLEYLHRGCNTRILHFDIKPHNILLDENFCPKISDFGLAKICPRENSIISMSGARGTVGYIAPEVFCRNFGGVSHKSDVYSYGMMVLEMVGGTNNVDVETDHTSETYFPHWIYRHLELDKELWMQGIINEEDKQNIKKILIVGLCCIQTDPSNRPTMSRVVDMLEGSLDSLQIPPKPFLSSPSRPLGDYSSTVALHYDSIRASSLAWPNEVLG
- the LOC122296544 gene encoding LEAF RUST 10 DISEASE-RESISTANCE LOCUS RECEPTOR-LIKE PROTEIN KINASE-like 2.1 isoform X2, with translation MDAPYFSTSLPSILLISFFILTLLLQRPPSYCIDDDRFYVECGRPYNCGSLGNIPFPFWIDNDYRPDYCGHRDKGYELKCLNNEYPVLQFEELKFRVLNFNQNTNKMTIARMDLWDNLCPEERLTTVLDYTWYGYSSTFKNITLFYNCSRPSLPGIRFECSPGAWNISNYFVDDSWPGINRTEFTELCDPTTIKVPVSNSTFFNDHEDSLDGATLLMKALEKGFEVEYNQSLMVAFSGCEQSGGRCGSNITSQLVCFCRDGVQSPFLCSDASLSIVIGVLIICLCFKRKFTSINIIHFFEKENLTHQSVETFLRNNGPFSIRRYNYSDIKTMTNFFRDQLGQGGYGCVYKGKLQDGSFVAVKVLKESKGDGEEFINEVTSISRTSHVNIVTLRGFCFEGSKRALIYEFMPNGSLEKFIYRKAPPKVDHHQLGWETLYMIAVGIARGLEYLHRGCNTRILHFDIKPHNILLDENFCPKISDFGLAKICPRENSIISMSGARGTVGYIAPEVFCRNFGGVSHKSDVYSYGMMVLEMVGGTNNVDVETDHTSETYFPHWIYRHLELDKELWMQGIINEEDKQNIKKILIVGLCCIQTDPSNRPTMSRVVDMLEGSLDSLQIPPKPFLSSPSRPLGDYSSTVALHYDSIRASSLAWPNEVLG